A single window of uncultured Pseudodesulfovibrio sp. DNA harbors:
- a CDS encoding Lrp/AsnC family transcriptional regulator, producing MKSTLDTQDKKLVAALTHDGQLSPGKIGQGMGVTAPTVRSRMKNLITAGALKVAGLINPMEAKGLTVAMVGITLHSHEQLGEKLEQIGSLPRVNWCAVVTGRYDIIVEIICTDEMSDLYDFLDQDLSKVGGVNSSESFVVMKSKRKWLLLPDAVVDRFNK from the coding sequence ATGAAAAGCACTCTCGACACACAAGACAAGAAACTGGTGGCTGCGCTGACCCATGACGGACAACTGTCACCAGGGAAAATAGGTCAAGGAATGGGCGTCACAGCGCCGACGGTGCGATCTCGCATGAAAAACCTGATTACGGCTGGAGCACTCAAAGTGGCCGGCCTGATAAACCCCATGGAAGCCAAAGGGTTGACCGTGGCTATGGTGGGTATCACGCTGCACAGTCATGAGCAGCTTGGAGAAAAACTGGAGCAAATCGGCTCCCTGCCGCGTGTCAACTGGTGTGCAGTGGTCACTGGTCGTTACGACATCATTGTCGAAATCATCTGCACAGATGAAATGAGCGACCTCTACGACTTTCTCGATCAGGACCTGTCAAAGGTCGGCGGCGTCAATTCCAGCGAATCCTTTGTCGTCATGAAATCCAAGCGCAAGTGGCTGCTACTGCCCGACGCTGTTGTCGACAGATTCAATAAATAA
- the ald gene encoding alanine dehydrogenase, with the protein MIIGIPKEIKTLENRVSMTPGAVESLIRHGNKVLVEAGAGLGSGLTDAEYEAAGATMVSAEEAWGAEMVIKVKEPLDSEFKYLREGLILFTYLHLAAAESLTHALLKSGTIGIAYETVESPDHTLPLLTPMSEVAGRMATQVGAHYLEKTQGGEGILLGGVPGVYPAEVMVIGGGVVGTNAARIAMGMGARVTILDLSHQRLQYLDEVFQGRITTMMSTEPNIRQMITKADLVVGAVLIPGAKAPNLITRDMLPLMKKGSVIVDVAVDQGGCVETIKATTHDDPTYIVDGVVHYGVANMPGAVPRTSTFALVNQTTPYALRLAAKGVDALKNDPGLALGLNTYKGKLTCPAVGEAFGMESQTPEEALGI; encoded by the coding sequence ATGATTATCGGTATCCCCAAGGAAATCAAAACACTTGAGAATCGCGTTTCCATGACCCCCGGAGCCGTGGAGTCCCTGATTCGTCACGGTAACAAGGTGCTTGTCGAAGCTGGAGCCGGTCTCGGCAGTGGCCTGACCGACGCTGAATACGAGGCCGCAGGTGCTACCATGGTTTCCGCCGAGGAAGCATGGGGCGCGGAAATGGTCATCAAGGTCAAGGAACCATTGGATTCTGAATTCAAGTATCTCCGCGAAGGCCTGATCCTGTTCACCTACCTGCATCTGGCTGCGGCCGAGTCCCTGACTCACGCCCTGCTGAAATCCGGCACCATCGGCATCGCTTATGAAACTGTGGAGTCTCCGGACCACACCCTGCCGCTGCTCACCCCCATGTCCGAAGTGGCTGGCCGTATGGCTACACAGGTCGGCGCACACTACCTTGAAAAGACTCAGGGCGGCGAAGGGATTCTGCTCGGCGGCGTCCCCGGTGTGTATCCGGCAGAAGTCATGGTCATCGGTGGCGGCGTGGTCGGCACTAACGCGGCCCGTATTGCCATGGGCATGGGCGCTCGCGTGACCATTCTCGACCTCTCCCATCAGCGTCTCCAGTATCTGGACGAAGTCTTCCAGGGTCGCATCACCACCATGATGTCTACCGAGCCGAATATCCGTCAGATGATCACCAAGGCCGACCTTGTTGTCGGTGCTGTACTCATTCCCGGCGCAAAAGCTCCGAACCTTATCACCCGCGACATGCTTCCCCTCATGAAAAAGGGTTCCGTCATCGTTGACGTGGCCGTTGATCAGGGTGGTTGCGTCGAGACCATCAAAGCCACCACACACGATGACCCCACCTACATCGTGGACGGCGTAGTTCACTACGGCGTAGCAAATATGCCCGGCGCAGTCCCCCGCACCTCCACCTTCGCACTGGTCAATCAGACCACGCCGTACGCCCTGCGTCTGGCCGCAAAGGGTGTCGATGCCCTCAAGAACGATCCGGGTCTGGCCCTCGGCCTGAACACCTATAAGGGCAAGCTGACCTGTCCCGCAGTCGGCGAAGCCTTTGGTATGGAGTCCCAGACTCCTGAAGAAGCGCTCGGTATATAG
- a CDS encoding DUF3088 family protein yields MLEGLLGYFPQLREDLDIRPIEFQRPRAAIITFLGKEHQGCPCLILADPTKAEGLPVQQYEQYSFLDDHKAIIEYLARNHGISRPSHD; encoded by the coding sequence ATCCTGGAAGGATTGCTCGGCTACTTTCCCCAGTTGCGGGAAGACCTTGATATCAGACCTATCGAATTCCAACGTCCCAGAGCCGCAATCATCACATTTCTCGGCAAAGAACATCAGGGGTGCCCCTGCCTGATTCTGGCCGATCCGACCAAAGCGGAAGGGTTGCCTGTCCAACAATACGAACAGTACTCCTTTCTCGACGATCACAAGGCCATCATAGAATATCTGGCCCGCAACCACGGCATCAGCCGTCCGTCGCACGACTGA
- a CDS encoding transglycosylase SLT domain-containing protein produces MPIRHGRIPLLAVFLLFLWTASGFAQSPALTEPMKVAAFPSLESAIRIRGPLEFCGEYVPVHLPEVRERLEKELLLMLWDRAQVILWLKRTGRYFPHIEVVLKGANMPDDLKYIAVIESALKPHAGSNKGARGIWQFIPSTARNYGLVVNYSIDERRNFYSATKAAVRYMNELHDMFGSWTLGCAGYNMGEQGLKKRIEKQEVKDYYRLHLPRETQRYIPRAIAAKLILSDPARYGFDLRPGDYYSPKQFDRIKLKAKYATPVTLVAKAAKTYYKNIRDLNPQLLSDTIPRGDHILYLPQGAAGDFAKRYHPLIAKYRKTLKPKTYVVKRGDSLTAIARKHQMSLWQLCKLNKLSTKSTIRPGQKLSVSK; encoded by the coding sequence GTGCCCATAAGGCATGGTCGTATTCCGCTTTTGGCGGTTTTTTTGCTGTTTCTTTGGACGGCGTCAGGGTTTGCTCAGTCGCCAGCCCTTACCGAACCCATGAAAGTCGCTGCTTTCCCCTCATTGGAATCGGCCATTCGTATCCGTGGGCCGCTTGAATTTTGTGGTGAATACGTTCCTGTTCATTTGCCTGAGGTGCGAGAGCGACTGGAAAAAGAACTGTTGCTCATGCTCTGGGATCGTGCGCAGGTCATCCTTTGGCTCAAGCGGACAGGACGGTATTTCCCGCATATTGAGGTGGTGCTCAAGGGGGCGAATATGCCCGACGATCTCAAGTATATCGCGGTGATCGAAAGTGCGCTTAAACCTCATGCCGGTTCAAATAAAGGGGCACGTGGTATCTGGCAGTTTATTCCGTCCACAGCGCGTAACTATGGACTTGTCGTGAACTACTCCATAGATGAGCGGCGTAATTTCTATTCGGCCACCAAAGCTGCCGTTCGGTATATGAACGAGTTGCATGACATGTTTGGCTCATGGACACTCGGGTGTGCCGGGTACAATATGGGCGAGCAGGGATTGAAAAAGCGGATCGAGAAGCAGGAGGTTAAGGATTATTACCGGCTTCATCTGCCCCGTGAGACACAACGGTATATTCCTCGCGCCATTGCTGCCAAGCTCATTTTGTCCGATCCAGCCCGCTATGGATTTGATTTGCGACCCGGTGATTATTATTCGCCAAAACAGTTTGATCGTATCAAGCTCAAGGCCAAATATGCGACTCCGGTTACTCTCGTAGCCAAGGCTGCTAAGACATATTATAAAAATATTCGAGATTTGAACCCGCAATTACTGTCCGATACCATCCCAAGAGGCGATCATATTCTCTATTTGCCGCAAGGAGCGGCAGGAGATTTTGCCAAGCGGTATCATCCTCTTATCGCCAAGTACCGGAAAACCCTCAAGCCCAAGACCTATGTGGTCAAGCGGGGGGATTCCTTGACGGCCATAGCCCGGAAACATCAAATGAGCCTTTGGCAGCTTTGCAAGCTGAATAAGTTGTCGACAAAATCTACCATCAGGCCGGGACAAAAACTTTCCGTGAGCAAATAA
- a CDS encoding PhoH family protein, protein MAQKQFVLDTNVLIENPKCITALRNGVENQIYIPYTVLAELDGLKKDPRIGHIVSQAVRAILHDDDVNIFPPDFADTLTDPVMDDRILKEILHVGPQDATLITNDRILQIKAKCYGIPSEEYRDSDPFRSESQKYTGFVSEEEDPVRNCFKWENGTPVFYGPEGPKEIGYSHEIWGVKPRSIYQNLALELMLQEGIDLVSIQSEAGYGKTFLSLAAALYLMLERKDNPYRKIYLVKPVVEIGAKMGYLPGDIEEKMLPYVKYVQDLLIKLHDIRPANRIFQDPAGDSLKFNPKKFEVQPVAFLRGMNIENAVVIVDEMQNLSRGETRALLTRMGDGVKCICLGDTRQVDNPYLNESNNGLNWTVRKLKGYKNYAHMVLKGDRSRGPITDIVLKSKL, encoded by the coding sequence ATGGCCCAGAAGCAGTTTGTCCTCGATACCAACGTCCTTATTGAAAACCCCAAATGCATCACCGCCCTGAGAAATGGGGTGGAAAACCAGATATACATTCCGTACACCGTCCTTGCTGAACTGGACGGACTCAAGAAAGACCCGCGCATTGGGCATATCGTGTCCCAAGCAGTGCGCGCCATCCTCCACGACGATGACGTCAACATTTTCCCCCCTGATTTTGCAGACACGCTCACTGATCCCGTGATGGATGATCGTATCCTCAAGGAGATTCTGCATGTGGGGCCGCAAGATGCCACGCTCATCACCAATGACCGTATCCTTCAGATTAAGGCCAAGTGCTATGGTATTCCCAGCGAGGAATATCGCGATTCCGATCCGTTTCGGTCTGAATCACAAAAATACACGGGCTTTGTGAGCGAAGAAGAAGACCCTGTTCGCAACTGTTTCAAATGGGAAAACGGTACTCCGGTTTTCTATGGGCCTGAAGGCCCCAAGGAGATTGGATATTCCCATGAAATATGGGGCGTGAAACCCCGTTCGATTTATCAGAATCTTGCTTTGGAGCTGATGCTTCAGGAGGGGATTGATCTTGTGTCTATTCAATCCGAAGCGGGATACGGCAAAACCTTCCTGTCGCTGGCGGCTGCCCTATATCTTATGTTGGAGCGTAAGGATAATCCTTACCGTAAGATTTATTTGGTCAAGCCGGTCGTGGAGATCGGAGCCAAGATGGGCTACCTGCCGGGTGATATCGAAGAAAAAATGCTGCCATATGTCAAATATGTGCAGGATTTATTGATCAAGTTGCATGATATTAGACCGGCTAATCGGATATTCCAAGATCCTGCCGGGGATTCGTTAAAGTTTAATCCCAAAAAATTTGAGGTCCAGCCTGTTGCTTTTTTACGGGGTATGAACATTGAGAACGCGGTAGTTATTGTGGACGAGATGCAGAATCTGTCTCGTGGCGAAACCCGGGCCTTGCTCACCCGTATGGGCGATGGAGTCAAATGCATCTGTCTTGGTGATACCAGACAGGTGGATAATCCATATCTCAATGAGTCGAATAACGGACTTAACTGGACAGTACGCAAGCTCAAAGGGTATAAGAATTATGCTCATATGGTCCTCAAGGGTGACCGTTCACGCGGTCCCATTACGGACATCGTATTGAAATCAAAACTGTAA